The Danio aesculapii chromosome 7, fDanAes4.1, whole genome shotgun sequence DNA window gcaaattattattataagtattatataTATTGACTATCAGGGATAGTCTACGTTTTATAGTAGTTTGTGTACTAAATGTCTTAGTaaaccaaatttatatatttaattacatctaatttattaatcaaacatcTTTATGTTTTCAATGCTTTTATGAATAATGATTggattctgacctacagtaacctgtGGTGTGTTATTCAACAGACATGATTTTCAAAGACATCCTATTTTTGatataaaacatcattttatgtcatcataaattatatataaacgtGTTATTTCTTCTTGGTCATCTTATTCCTAAAGATCAGTGCAAAGTATTTTTCAGTCATTTCTTGTTCACACACCAGGCATGAGCTGGTACAAGATTCTGAAAAtattataaccttggataaaaatatcacggtttcactgtatcactgtattgtgattactgctctaaaatatattccttttaaatgtctggatttaaaaaaaactaaaacgttTTCCTCATTGaacgcaatatattttattttaagaaacattaaaatattttggggctgcacggtggcgcattgggtagcacgtttgcctcagcaagaaggtcactgctttaagcctcggctgggtcagttggcgtttctgtgtggagtttgcatattctcccagtCTTCGCGtgagttttctccaggtgctccggtttctcccacaattccaaaaacatgcggtataggggaattaggtagactaaattgtccgtagtgtatgtatgtaaataagtgtgtatagatgttttccagtgatgggttgcagctggaatggcatccgattcgtaaaacatatgctggtggttcattccgctgtggcgaccccagattaataagggaactaagctaaaaaaagaaaatgtaataaaaatatttaggaacaatagcttttgatgtggatggTCCTTTTCTACTGGAGATGGGACTGTTTCccaataaactaaataaaatagttgtaaaaaacacgtaaatcaaaaacttacatacagtatACCGCAGGAATGCTATAacaaaattttgacggttttaaaaccttgacttttccaaagcaCGGTAGaaaccagttatcatcccatgcctaccaCACACATATCTTGTTTTAGTGTCTTTTATTTTCTTGTCACTGTACAACCAATCgctttactgtatattttacattaagtacttttttttttttgtttttggcatttatgatttatagttataCGTTTATGTTATAGTTAGCTATTCCATAGATACAGTATATAAAAGAGAAACCGAAAACTAGTGGCAGGTGGGAAATGCATTATGACTATACAATTactcaaaaaaattttttaaggCAGTATGtttctaatttttaaaaaattagctATATTCAGGGTAGAACTGTACgttttaattaacttaaaaaaaaagacacatatGCCTTTATTCacaaattttttacatttcaaattaTTATATATCAGTATATGAAaggtttagatgcaaaaacctctaaatgccatctgaagttTTCCTTTAAAATGAGCATGTTTATCAGGATCCTGTTTGTAAGTTCAGGAATATCACAttaatggcaaagaataagtgcttttcctggtctttaaagtaaaaaaaactcaacaaacaaaggaggctgagaaaaaggtTCATTTTTTTTATGGTAATTTGAGATGGTACTTAGAAGTTTTTGCTCAACTCCTAATATGGTTTTCTGTAAGCAAGTAAACAAGATGATTTTCCACATAATTTAGAAACAAAAACTCTACAAGGCTACAAGGTCCAGTTCtcaaaagtcttgtgaacaaatattgtgtttttttttttagtaaccaTGCATAAACATTTCTTTCTCATAAACACAATCTGTATGCTGTCTACAGTGGTATTAACTTTAGACACTTATGTTTATAAGCAACTGAAAAAAGCACACATATCAGTGCACATCAGAACTTTTCCAGGCCTCACAAAACACCCACAGACCCCAAAGGGTTCAAACAAATCGATAAGTTagaaatgaagatatttagttTGCATTTTGTCTTTCCTGTTTTCTCTCCTTCATCACAAATCACCTCAAGTCTGAAGTCCCTCTATGTGTATCTCTAGTGTTGTGTGACAAAATGATGAATCTCTTGCATTCACTCTCCTAGAACTCTAAACTCAATTTGTTACCAAAGCTTGTTAGCAGATTGACTCCTTTTCAGCAGTTTCTACCGCAACACTTCAAGACAACTCCAGACACATAGCCACCAAACCCTCTCTTTCTTTCTACAGAGATGACAAGAAAGACGCATTGAAGTTCTACACTGACCCCTCCTACTTCTTCATCCTCTGGAGAGAGAAAATGCTGCAAGCCACAGAGGACAAGCGAAAAGAAAAGAGAAGACAGAAGGTGTGTGTTTCGTATTCTTCTACTGTTCTTTCCACAGTCATATACCGCAAATGTAATTGTACCATAAACGTTGCTGcaaatgttactagcatgattattATTGATCTTCTCGATGAGCGCTGGAACATCCCATCGCTTCCGTAACACCAGCAGGCCACCTGTAAAACTGATTTATGGCCTCTCCTCAAACCAGAAGACTGTATTCACATGCGAGAAGAGAGCAGAAAGAGACACGTCAGTGGACATGTCTTTAAAGGTGTGCATGAATAAGAGCTCTAACTCTCCCAGACTCTACCTTCTCTCCAGACCAGCGGCTCAGGCCAGACTCACTCAGACCAGACTAAGTCCCACTCCAGGCAGGCCCTTCTCAGAAGCCCCCTCCTGTCCTCCGTAAGACACCTGTATTTCTGTCAGTCCTTCTGTCTCCTCATCCGTCAATCCCTCACTATGCTGACTCCCGTTTCTGCATTCACTTTCTCTCCCGACAGTCTCTTCACTAGCATTTCTactgagtgtgtgcatgtgtatgtttaATGCATTGCCTGAATGATCTAGAAAGCTTTCTTCGCAGCACTTTTCAGTGACTGATGCGGACACTtcgatctgtgtgtgtgtgtgtgtgcgtgtgtgagactTTACTCTTTTTAGCTTCTCCCTTTCACCAAACGTGATTTTGTGATGAAACCCTGGGCTTTCTGCAACTGTGGGGTTTTCTTCTGTTTGACTCTCATTTTAttcctctctctctgtctcaggAGCAGCAGAAACAGGTGGAGGATCCCAGCCGTGAGGTGAAGAAGGTTCGCAAGGCTCGCAATCGCAGACAGGAGTGGAATGTAATGGCGTATGATAAGGAGTTTCGCCCAGACGCCCGCTTCACGCCTTCTCCATACCATGGCATGTCATCTGAGGGCTCGCTGTCCCCAGACAACAGGTTGGTGGTCGCATTTACTTTGGCTTTTGGAAATCAATGAACATTAAAGTGAGCTGCCATTTAGAAAAGCTCACTACTGCCATCTGTTGACACTTTGAGATGCCAACATCTGCATTCAAACAGACATACAGTCGGGGAGTACTCAGCAATCTACTGTGCCCTATTTTATGCTGTTTTTTGTCTAATGGAGGTGTCACTGTTTCACAATTAAATTCCACAAAAACATAAATGTACATAATTTTAAGAAAGGTTTAGTGTGTCCTTTCATTCTGTGAAATCCACTGTAATTCAGTTTAATCAATCAAAATgatggtggttcattcggctgtagcgactcctgattaataaagggactaaaccaaaaagaaaatgaatgaatgaattaaagtgatcaataaaatgtaagtttaatttattttagggatgctcatttcagttaattttgccaACTGACAACCATCGCTTCTTAACcaaatattaaccgttaactggtcagattattattaaattattatttaattaaaaaatattgatttgtctattttgtctctgacacattaaatattgcattttaaaatactgatttaatttaacatgcaaacaaattaacaacagagcatcttcatacacctgcagtgtttccaacagcatagaaaaaaagaataaactaaataaaaaaataaataaatgaatagtcaTTCCTTAGATATGTTTCACTTACATGACAAATTtagatttcaaaacaaaaacactgagtGAATCTTTTTTAAGAACCTTCATAGGCTGTTTTGTTTcattatatgtttttttcttctgtcaaataaaaatatcaagctACCTTAAATTGATGGCTCcactgaaaatatgcatttaatcaaTGCAGCGCTGTTATTcctatatcacaaacctctgtcaattttgaatagaagtcattattttaaagattatgtcttgagcatctggttTTACCTTAGAacttgtgtgcttttatttcctcTCTCACTTGCGGTTCATGTGCGTGTGCTGCGCGTAATGAAAGATAAGGATgaggctcatatgttgacttttagtAAAGTACAGGCTACTAAAGCgtatttgttgtttacatatgatattgcattaatttgcatacatgttttataagctacaaaatgaaagcctcagtttggtgcggagttattcATTATGTGCAAAAATCAAGAatatctttggatttgtttgattcgtagattatgtaggctattttagaaatggatattttatatgaactattaataactgtcattttccaaatggaaaaagggTTGATTTATTGGTTGTATACTAAATCATCACAACTATAGCCTATTTGCTGTGTTTATGATGGAGAGAAAATCCAGACACTCCGACTTGCAGCCGGCTTGTTTCCAAAGCAGAGCACTTTtcagaaagttttattttgcGGCTTCTttctttaattgtgtaaataaacaGAAGAGTTTATAATGCAGATCCAGGACAGAGtcaatcagcatcagcgctggtttggcatcaaTTCGTCTGTGTCAAACTTTGACCGGCAATTTTCTTCTTTCAtgttgcttctttggcaaaatatgtcagtaggcacctagtttacccctttttccagatttattaTGAGTCctctgtgtctccagaatgtgtgtgtaaagtttcagctcaaaacacccatcagattattcattaCCACACTTCAACGTCCAAGTGAGGCTGGCCTCAAAATGTGAGGGATTAGGATGCTATTTTaaagtcaggaaattaaaaacaaaagacttattgtctttaaatcaccccaatatgactggtTAAACTATACCTACACTGTCCAAACAGCATCCAACAGATGATTTTTCAACATAGATGCCCTTTAACAAATATGcgttgcacatttatgcagccaattaaaaaatttaaataaaataaaataataatattttttaatcgtttaactaataccattaatcggttaaaaacACACCCTTTCGGTAAATGGTGAAtcggttattatgagcatccctaaaTTCTTTTTTTTCCAGTCGAGTTTGTTTCCTAGCAtgaatatgttatgttttatgtattAGAATGATTAAGAAAATATTCATGTTGGACTATAGAGCAGTTTTCCAGTATCTTATTggtgtatatatgtttgtttgtctatctgtctatctggaATATACTGTACACTACCGTTATAAAATTTTAGGTCAATAAGACTTTatttaaagtagtttttatttaGCAAAGGCAGTTTAAAATGGTCAGAAAATGTCTGCAAACAAATTCAATTGTTCAAAGGTAATACTAAAGCTGTAATTTTTACGCTCAAGGTTCCATAAAGatatttttcttttctgtcttctttttctctctctctctctctctctctctccctctctcccctctctccctctctatatctctctctctctctctctctctctccctctctccctctctctctctctctctctctctctctccctctctccctctctccctctctatatctctctctctctctccctctctccctctctccctctctccctctctctctctctctctctctctctctctctctctctctctctctctctctctctcgttttacCTGATCAGGTCGGTTGCGTCAGACATGGGTGAGCACTCTTACCCAGGCAGCCCGAGTCACCCGGCTCAGCAGATGGCAGTAAGCAGTGCCTATTCTGCTGCCGATGGTAAAGAACACCTCATGGCCCCCTCTCATGTCCAAACTCAGTCTCTGGACCGTGGCTACCGGCCTGCACCTTCCTCCGCTGCTCCACCTGGAAGACAGACTATTGGCCGAGTTCAGACCTCTCATGGTCAGCCAATCACAGACCCTGCTCTCAACGGGCCACGCCCACTACAGACTAAAGACTACAGGTCTGGTCATTTGAACacctattaaagggatagttcacccaaaaatgaaaacgtacTCTACcagtatttgtttcttttttcagtttattacaagatattttgaaaatggtaGCATTGACATCTATTGTAGGAAAGacaaatacaatggaaatcaatggctacggttcttctaaatatcttcttctgtgtttaacagaagaaagaaactcaaacacgtTTGAAAGTtttagagtaaatgatgacagaattttctttttgggtgaactgtttcttTGAGTATTTCTCTGTTTCCAGTATTTTAGTATTCTGTATGTCTTGTTTAAATATCTAATAGAAAGTTTCTGAAGCATGGTTTCCCATAAAGGTTGAGTTGACTCTTTATGAtcttaattatttactttaattaattatttacttaattagttatattaagtactagggttaaaaaaaaaagataaccgTTGAGTGAACGAAAAGAATATTGCATTTGATcaatgatttaataattttataagaGTAGAATCCTGTAtattgaaattgtattttaattattttaattcattaatttttttaatcagattatttttattttttcatatctaTTACTCTGACTGATAAAATCCCCGAAACTCTATCTTGAACCCACCCCGAGAGGTTGTGTAATGCTGGTTTAAATACTCATTTCATTTACTTGCATATAATCTGGAAAATGTACGAAACATGTATaggattttgtttaaaattaaactaccAGCATGGTTATAGCCAAGCACATACAACAAAACTCAAGTACTTTTTactgtacagtatttaaaaacTCAACATTTTAGATTTTATGTTATCCAAAGTCAGGGATATGCTGGGGATATTAAATCTCTTATCTTTATAAAATAACGGCCTCACGTTGTCGTAGAAGATAAAgtattatggtaacactttattttgatggtccatttgagtattagtagattgtctgcttaatatctgttgattctgctccttcaacagatatttaacttaCTATAATCTAAGGAGAATTTAGTAAtgtactgaatatatatatatatatatatatatatatatatatatatatatatatatatatatatatatatatatatatatatatatatatatatatatatatatatatatatatatatatatatatattcagtacaTTACTAAATACAATAATCACACACAAATAAtgctggtcacactttatttcgatggtctAGATGCAACAAATTTTCCttagattatgagtagactgttaggttggggttaggattagtgtaaattgacatgtacttgcaaagtttcttatagtcagttaaatgtctgttgaaagagtgTGTtgaatatatatagttaaatactTTAATGTGTAACTTTATAATAtagtatttaataacattttgaattagattttttagATTATCAGATTTAGGTAATTctagattattttattaatttggttgtgttatatattatgttttgtaTTATAGTATAACATATCtgctttttaaactaaatatgttagtacttacattttatttcagtttattttattgtagtaTCATAATATTCAGttgattttatttagattatttaaagtttaatttctaattttatttacttattttaaaaatatgattttagtttcatttcaaacatttgttcagtttagttttctttgtaattttttgatagtttttcattttaattatatgtttatatagtttgtggtaatttaatttaatttactctgAATGAAAATATGAgctatttcctttttttatttatttttttctattttctattttatatatatatatatatatatataatatatatatatatatatataaatataaatttattttatttttttttacctttagttAATCAGGTTTGCTGTCAAGAGTTGCCAGAATTGGTACTCTAATTATCGTTTTATTTCACTTAGggtttttaatagatttatttacCAATGCCAAACCTTGGTGCTCATCTCATAAGTTAGGTGTTTGATTATTTCCTCTCTCCATTTGTGTTCTCAGTGGTCAGCAGTCTCAGCATCGGGAGTATTTtgttcctccagctcctcctccacCACCTCCACTCATTCCCTCAGCCCAGACTGCCTTTGACAGTCCCACAGGCCCCTCCTCTGCTCCGGCCAGTGCCATGCCTTCTCTGTCCCAGACCTATAGCCAGTCTCCTCCGACTCCTGCTCTCCCTGCCTCCTATACCCCTTCCCCAACCCATCCTCCTCCCGCAGCCCCTCCACCACCTCCACCCGGGCCACCCGCACACCCTCACCCACACCCCATGCCAGCTGCCTCTGTGGAAGCGCCGGTTGTGCCCAGGAAGGGTCAGGTTCCTCTCATCCCTATGAGCGACGCTCGCAGCGACCTGCTGGCGGCCATCAGACGAGGTCAGAGAAAAACACATAGAAAGTCAGGTTTGAGTGTTGGAATAGATGGAGAGAAGAATGTgccttttattgttgttgttttatgattAATACAATGAGAATTGGTCATAAGGTAAGGTAAAAATGTTCTtctatagttgatcatttgttataatataatataatataatgaaatgtaatgtaatataataacatgaccaaaaatatgtgactCTCCAgttgtctcccttcaataatattttgcgGTTTAAAAATTACAACAATTACTAGAAATCCAAAggttttctattaaaaatacaattacaattccctttttaGTGTAATTTTTTACAGCAAGATAAATAAGAACTCAGTTAACAATAATAGGATTGCAACActaataaagacatttataaacaacatttctatggtaacctcgcgcatgtaaaataaataaaggctttgtttaaacctgtattattgATAATAGTAATctcaatggctctttaaaaaaaaaattgaaaaaaaaaagtatcagaaatggctctttgctgaaaaaaagtgtcCTGACCCCTGATATAGCACTTTCATATGTGaggggttatttatttatttatttatttatttatttatttatttatttatttgatcgtGTATGGTCCAGCGCAGACTTTGCGAGGTTGCATACCCATGCacatctcaaaaatgtaactacacatgtTGCGAAGACTCATAACGAAAGCTCTGTGATGGGTCGGTTTGGTAGTGTTGACACGCGTGGGTGGCGTGGAGAGCCACGAGACAGCAGAGAGGGTATAAAAGATATCTATTTTAactaaatagtgttttttttacttttatttccttTACTTttctactttttaatttaatttaaatttttttaatgaggACACTTTTTTCTtgagtatatattatagtatatatcatagtgtatatatagtgctcagcataaatgagtgcaTTTT harbors:
- the zgc:109889 gene encoding actin-binding protein WASF3 isoform X2, which translates into the protein MPLVKRSIEPKHLCRGALPDGVPSELECVTNSTLAAIIKQLGSLSRHAEDIFGELFNEANSFYMRMNNLQERVDLLAIKVTQLDSTVEEVSLQDINMRKAFKSSTIQDQQVVSRNSIPNPVLELYHRGDKPPPLNILSPYRDDKKDALKFYTDPSYFFILWREKMLQATEDKRKEKRRQKEQQKQVEDPSREVKKVRKARNRRQEWNVMAYDKEFRPDARFTPSPYHGMSSEGSLSPDNRSVASDMGEHSYPGSPSHPAQQMAVSSAYSAADGKEHLMAPSHVQTQSLDRGYRPAPSSAAPPGRQTIGRVQTSHGQPITDPALNGPRPLQTKDYSGQQSQHREYFVPPAPPPPPPLIPSAQTAFDSPTGPSSAPASAMPSLSQTYSQSPPTPALPASYTPSPTHPPPAAPPPPPPGPPAHPHPHPMPAASVEAPVVPRKGQVPLIPMSDARSDLLAAIRRGIQLRKVQEQREQEAKKEPVGNDVATILSRRIAVEYSESDEDSELDENEWSD
- the zgc:109889 gene encoding actin-binding protein WASF3 isoform X1, which gives rise to MPLVKRSIEPKHLCRGALPDGVPSELECVTNSTLAAIIKQLGSLSRHAEDIFGELFNEANSFYMRMNNLQERVDLLAIKVTQLDSTVEEVSLQDINMRKAFKSSTIQDQQVVSRNSIPNPVLELYHRGDKPPPLNILSPYRDDKKDALKFYTDPSYFFILWREKMLQATEDKRKEKRRQKTSGSGQTHSDQTKSHSRQALLRSPLLSSEQQKQVEDPSREVKKVRKARNRRQEWNVMAYDKEFRPDARFTPSPYHGMSSEGSLSPDNRSVASDMGEHSYPGSPSHPAQQMAVSSAYSAADGKEHLMAPSHVQTQSLDRGYRPAPSSAAPPGRQTIGRVQTSHGQPITDPALNGPRPLQTKDYSGQQSQHREYFVPPAPPPPPPLIPSAQTAFDSPTGPSSAPASAMPSLSQTYSQSPPTPALPASYTPSPTHPPPAAPPPPPPGPPAHPHPHPMPAASVEAPVVPRKGQVPLIPMSDARSDLLAAIRRGIQLRKVQEQREQEAKKEPVGNDVATILSRRIAVEYSESDEDSELDENEWSD